The following DNA comes from Cryptosporangium phraense.
CGTTCTCACCGTGGTGACGTGGTCGTCGTGAGTCGAAAAGCCGACCACCTCGCAGTCCTGGATCAGGTCGATCCCGGCCTCGTCGGCCCGGCGGGCGAAGCCCCAGGCGACGTAGTCGTGCTTGGCGATGCCGGCGCGGGGCTGGTAGGTCGCGCCCAGTACCGGGTAGCGGATGTCGGCCGACGTGTTCACGATCGGGCAGATCTTGCGGACCTCGTCCGGGTCGAGCCACTCGGCGTCGATGCCGTTGAGCTTGTTGGCCTCGACCCGGCGGACCGAGTCGCGGACGTCCTGCAGGCTGTGGGCCAGGTTCAGGACCCCGCGCTGGCTGAGCAGGATCGGGTAGCCGAGGTCGTCCTCGACAGTCTCCCAGAGCTGGAGCGCGTGCTCGTAGATCGCCGAGCTCTCGTCCCAGAGGTAGTTCGAGCGGATGATCGTGGTGTTGCGGGCCATGTTGCCGCCGGCCAGCCAGCCCTTCTCGAGGACGGCGACGTTCGTGATGCCGTGGTTCCGGGCCAGGTAGTGGGCGGTGGCCAGGCCGTGGCCGCCACCGCCGACGATCACGACGTCGTACGAGCGCTTCGGGTCGGGGTTGCGCCAGAGGAAGTCCGGGTGATCGGGCAGGTCGGCGCCCGGGGGCCGGGGATTCACAGGACCCCCTCGGCGTAGAGCGGGTAGCGCTCGGCCAGGGCGGTGACCCGGGCGCGCAGCGCCTCGGCGTCGGGGGACGGCTGCAGTGCGGTGGCGATCACGTCGGCGACCTCCCGGAAGGATTCCTCGTCGAAGCCCCGGGCGGCGAGGGCGGGCGTTCCGATGCGGACGCCCGAGCTCACCATCGGGGGCCGCGGATCGAACGGCACCGCGTTGCGGTTCACCGTGATCCCGATGTCGTGCAGCCGGTCCTCGGCCTGCTTCCCGTCCAGCGGCGAC
Coding sequences within:
- a CDS encoding sarcosine oxidase subunit beta family protein; translation: MNPRPPGADLPDHPDFLWRNPDPKRSYDVVIVGGGGHGLATAHYLARNHGITNVAVLEKGWLAGGNMARNTTIIRSNYLWDESSAIYEHALQLWETVEDDLGYPILLSQRGVLNLAHSLQDVRDSVRRVEANKLNGIDAEWLDPDEVRKICPIVNTSADIRYPVLGATYQPRAGIAKHDYVAWGFARRADEAGIDLIQDCEVVGFSTHDDHVTTVRTSRGDIKAGKVLLCAAGHTSTLTDLLGFRVPVQSHPLQALVSELLEPVHPTIVMSNAVHVYVSQAHKGELVMGAGVDSYNGYGQRGAFHIIERQMAAAVELFPVFARAHLLRSWAGIVDVSPDASPVVGRTPYANVYLNCGWGTGGFKATPGIGWCLADTVANDEPHPYVAPFALDRFVTGALVDEHGAAAVAH